The following are encoded in a window of Haloarcula hispanica ATCC 33960 genomic DNA:
- a CDS encoding oxidoreductase, with protein sequence MTLFDGTTLNELSLDNRVGLAPMTRVSATDDGRATAEMAQYYQRFADGGFSFLITEGTYPDNAYSQGYLNQPGLATDAQAAAWQQVTEAVHDAGVPIFAQLMHAGAQSQGNPHIDGEQTIAPSAVQPDGQKAEAYGGSGDFPTPKAATVDELADIRDGFVTSAQNAIEAGFDGVEIHGANGYLLHEFLSGEFNQRDDEYGGVPANRVRYPQEVVAAVVEATPADFVVGIRVSQSTALDEDHLWPEGEDAAAVFFEELSTAGADYIHVTEPDATTPAFGDDGPTLAEAAATYAADETVIIDNGGLGAPDAAREKVDAGADLVTLATSALANPDWPEKVSKGEELTAFDPAEFLAPSAELSEHELQTSGASADD encoded by the coding sequence GTGACACTGTTCGACGGAACTACACTCAACGAGTTGTCGTTAGACAACCGAGTTGGCCTCGCGCCGATGACACGGGTGAGCGCCACCGACGACGGCCGTGCGACGGCGGAGATGGCACAGTACTATCAGCGGTTCGCCGACGGTGGGTTCTCTTTTCTTATTACAGAGGGGACCTATCCAGACAACGCATACAGCCAGGGGTATCTGAACCAGCCAGGTCTGGCGACCGACGCACAGGCAGCGGCCTGGCAACAGGTTACCGAGGCGGTCCACGACGCTGGTGTCCCGATTTTCGCCCAGTTGATGCACGCCGGCGCACAGAGCCAGGGGAATCCACATATCGACGGGGAACAGACCATCGCCCCATCGGCGGTGCAACCGGACGGACAAAAGGCCGAAGCCTACGGCGGGAGCGGTGACTTCCCTACGCCGAAAGCAGCCACGGTCGACGAGCTAGCCGACATCCGTGACGGGTTCGTTACCTCGGCGCAGAACGCCATCGAAGCGGGGTTCGACGGTGTCGAGATCCACGGTGCGAACGGGTATCTGCTTCACGAGTTCCTCTCGGGAGAGTTCAATCAGCGTGATGACGAGTACGGTGGTGTGCCTGCGAACCGGGTGCGCTATCCGCAAGAGGTTGTCGCTGCGGTCGTCGAGGCGACACCCGCCGATTTCGTCGTTGGCATTCGTGTCTCGCAGTCGACCGCCCTTGACGAGGACCACCTGTGGCCCGAAGGCGAGGACGCCGCAGCGGTGTTCTTCGAGGAACTGTCGACGGCCGGTGCCGACTACATCCACGTCACCGAACCCGATGCGACCACGCCGGCGTTTGGCGACGACGGACCGACGCTGGCCGAGGCCGCGGCTACCTACGCAGCAGATGAGACAGTCATCATCGACAACGGCGGGCTCGGAGCGCCTGACGCGGCACGCGAGAAGGTCGATGCCGGTGCCGACCTGGTAACGTTGGCGACGAGCGCACTCGCCAATCCGGACTGGCCTGAGAAGGTCTCAAAGGGTGAAGAACTGACTGCATTCGACCCTGCTGAGTTCCTCGCTCCATCCGCAGAACTCTCGGAGCATGAACTGCAGACAAGCGGTGCCTCGGCCGACGACTGA
- a CDS encoding ABC transporter substrate-binding protein codes for MGGTNGETLQGLVDQFQSETDIDANLVFQDSYEGVLTNTLSALDSGEVPDVFQIDSLFAQQVLDTDAVEPVENLLSDDYPVDDFLSNVTSFFTIDGTLTSMPFNNSNAILYYNRSAFEEAGLDPDSPPTTLEEVRSYSQTLVDEGVTDAGLTWPNHVWFVEHFYSVDGQTLLDAENGHAGQPTTMQTDNATARSLYEWWHEMADNGLFSNPGIEAWGEATSTFLTGQAAMLMTSTASVTGIRSGAEENGFEVDNAFYPTIDGDRTGPVIGGASWFVPSGLPQDRQDDIGSFLEFMGRPESQITWHKGTGYYPIRQTAVEQLENDGWFAENPMYRTAFDQLTQAENTPATKRMLIGPARQVQTTIQDMSVELFSGEVGVDEGLSELKSAVEDELDRYYS; via the coding sequence ATGGGTGGTACCAACGGTGAGACGCTGCAGGGGCTGGTCGACCAGTTCCAGTCCGAGACGGACATCGACGCGAACCTGGTCTTTCAGGACTCCTACGAGGGGGTACTGACGAACACACTGAGCGCACTTGACTCCGGCGAGGTCCCCGATGTCTTCCAGATCGACAGTCTGTTCGCACAGCAGGTCCTCGACACGGACGCGGTCGAGCCCGTCGAGAACTTGCTCTCCGACGACTACCCGGTCGATGACTTCCTGTCGAACGTGACCTCGTTTTTCACCATCGATGGGACGCTTACGTCGATGCCGTTCAACAACTCCAACGCCATCCTCTATTACAACCGGTCGGCGTTCGAGGAAGCCGGACTCGACCCGGACAGTCCGCCGACCACGCTTGAGGAAGTCCGAAGTTACTCGCAGACGCTCGTCGACGAAGGCGTCACCGACGCCGGCCTCACATGGCCGAACCATGTCTGGTTCGTCGAGCACTTTTATTCCGTCGACGGCCAGACGCTACTCGACGCCGAGAACGGCCACGCCGGTCAGCCGACGACGATGCAAACGGACAACGCCACGGCCCGGTCACTGTACGAATGGTGGCACGAGATGGCAGACAACGGCCTGTTCAGCAACCCCGGGATAGAGGCTTGGGGGGAAGCAACGTCCACGTTCCTCACCGGACAAGCCGCCATGTTGATGACCTCGACGGCATCGGTCACTGGTATCCGCTCCGGCGCGGAGGAGAACGGGTTCGAGGTCGACAACGCGTTCTATCCGACGATTGACGGCGACCGGACCGGGCCAGTTATCGGCGGGGCTTCGTGGTTCGTCCCCTCCGGACTGCCACAGGACCGCCAGGACGACATCGGCAGCTTCCTCGAATTCATGGGTCGACCGGAGTCACAGATCACCTGGCACAAGGGGACTGGTTACTACCCGATCCGACAGACCGCTGTCGAGCAACTCGAAAACGACGGCTGGTTTGCGGAGAACCCGATGTACCGAACCGCGTTTGACCAGTTGACACAGGCCGAGAACACGCCGGCGACAAAACGGATGCTCATCGGCCCGGCTCGGCAGGTCCAGACAACAATTCAGGATATGTCGGTCGAGCTGTTCAGCGGCGAGGTCGGCGTCGACGAGGGGCTCTCCGAGCTGAAATCGGCCGTCGAAGACGAACTAGACCGATACTACAGCTAA
- a CDS encoding carbohydrate ABC transporter permease, with product MSTHEVFTDRLQAGVLLLPTMVVSLLFLYYPTVRAIGLSFYQASLARGDVFVGLENYRRLAGSTEYLRSVLLSVLFATCVVVGVMAVALCVSFLIHEIEVGKGLYLVAVIWPYALPPAVAGLVFLFIAHPNIGIFTSYIEALGIDVNWFSNGPQAFVVVLVAAVWKQIGYNVIFMTAALGNVPESLTETAELDGVSRTQRLLRVYVPIISPTLVFLVIMNTIYGFFGTFAMVDLMTKGGPAGATNILIYDLYRTAFQFYEFGFASAKSVVLFVAVGLLMYGQFRLSDRYAYYGG from the coding sequence ATGTCCACCCACGAAGTATTCACAGACCGCCTGCAGGCCGGTGTGTTGCTGTTACCGACGATGGTCGTGTCGCTGTTGTTCCTCTATTACCCGACGGTCCGTGCGATAGGGCTGAGCTTTTACCAGGCCTCACTCGCCCGGGGTGACGTGTTCGTCGGACTGGAGAACTACAGGCGGTTAGCCGGCTCCACAGAGTACCTCCGGAGCGTCCTGCTATCGGTCCTGTTCGCTACGTGCGTCGTCGTCGGCGTGATGGCCGTTGCCCTGTGTGTCTCCTTTCTCATCCACGAGATCGAAGTCGGGAAGGGGCTGTATCTGGTGGCGGTTATCTGGCCGTACGCGCTGCCGCCGGCAGTCGCCGGGTTGGTGTTCCTGTTCATCGCACACCCGAACATCGGTATCTTCACGAGCTACATCGAGGCTCTCGGCATCGATGTCAACTGGTTCAGCAACGGTCCACAGGCGTTCGTCGTCGTGTTGGTCGCAGCGGTGTGGAAGCAGATCGGATACAACGTTATCTTCATGACAGCCGCGCTCGGCAACGTCCCCGAGTCGCTGACTGAGACCGCTGAACTCGACGGCGTCTCCCGAACGCAGCGACTGCTTCGCGTGTACGTCCCGATCATCTCGCCGACACTCGTGTTCCTGGTCATCATGAACACGATTTACGGCTTCTTCGGCACGTTCGCCATGGTCGATCTCATGACCAAGGGCGGTCCCGCCGGTGCGACGAACATTCTCATCTACGACCTCTATCGGACCGCCTTCCAGTTCTACGAGTTCGGATTCGCCTCGGCGAAGTCCGTTGTACTGTTCGTCGCTGTCGGGCTGTTGATGTACGGCCAGTTCCGGCTGAGCGACAGGTACGCCTACTACGGAGGCTAA
- a CDS encoding carbohydrate ABC transporter permease gives MLGSLLTALTAAAERSRAAGRTTSDRIRRFETEQLTLHVLTATVVFLIVLPVLIAALVSTKRAGIVTSIADLAPGGHALSNYRRALIGLEFWRYMLNSFVMSVAVVVGKLIVSLLAALVIVYYRFPYKNAVFLFILFTLLLPVPVRFVPLYRLTTELGMGNTIFAITVPYLASATTVFILRQHFLSIPASLVETAKVDGVGPLRFLWSVLVPMSRAVLVGVSVIMFVYTWNQYLWPLVIINAESLQVAQVGLSLLRGQASTGEVAWSMVMTGSILTLLPPLALLVLFRRQLLETFTIQQK, from the coding sequence ATGCTCGGGTCACTCCTCACCGCGTTGACTGCTGCCGCTGAGCGCTCCCGAGCTGCGGGACGAACCACCAGCGACCGCATCCGGCGATTTGAGACGGAGCAGCTCACGCTGCACGTACTCACAGCGACCGTCGTGTTCCTGATCGTACTGCCAGTGTTGATCGCGGCGCTTGTCTCAACGAAGCGGGCCGGGATCGTCACCTCGATCGCCGATCTGGCACCTGGCGGCCACGCGCTGTCGAACTACCGTCGTGCCCTCATTGGCCTCGAATTCTGGCGGTACATGCTGAACTCATTTGTGATGTCTGTCGCCGTCGTCGTCGGAAAGCTGATCGTGTCGCTGCTGGCCGCGCTGGTGATCGTCTACTACAGGTTCCCGTACAAGAACGCCGTGTTCCTGTTTATTCTCTTTACGCTCTTGCTCCCGGTCCCGGTCAGGTTTGTGCCACTGTATCGCTTGACGACGGAGCTTGGCATGGGTAACACGATCTTCGCTATCACGGTCCCATACTTGGCCAGCGCGACGACCGTCTTTATACTGCGCCAGCATTTCCTGTCGATTCCGGCCTCGCTCGTCGAGACGGCAAAGGTCGACGGTGTCGGGCCGCTGCGGTTTCTGTGGTCGGTCCTGGTCCCGATGTCCCGTGCCGTCCTCGTGGGCGTCTCGGTGATCATGTTCGTCTACACATGGAACCAGTATCTCTGGCCGCTGGTGATCATCAACGCCGAGAGCCTGCAGGTCGCACAGGTCGGGCTGAGCCTGCTTCGCGGACAGGCCAGCACCGGCGAAGTGGCCTGGTCGATGGTGATGACCGGGTCGATACTGACCCTGTTGCCGCCGCTGGCACTGCTAGTGCTGTTCCGACGACAGCTGCTGGAGACGTTTACGATCCAACAAAAGTGA
- a CDS encoding ABC transporter ATP-binding protein, whose amino-acid sequence MTDVTLQNVRKEFDGVVAVKNIDLQIPDGAFVTVVGPSGCGKSTTLRLIAGLERATDGTIQMGNQDVTGVEPKDRDVAMVFQNYALYPHMTARRNITFGMKSAGDFSDEEIDRQVREATAVLDIDDLLDRKPGELSGGERQRVALGRALVRDPEVFLMDEPLSNLDAKLRIKMRAELAKLHGEFETTTIYVTHDQTEALTLGDRVVVMNDGRIQQVDSPQHLYDFPETRFVAEFIGDPAMNMLAVDISRDGTEYEAVGPTFRIPLPDGDGLETAAGGQALLGVRPESLSVADSTDRSSFAAEVTVTEPLGDSLLLECRTGDQEFKLHAEPRTAVEPGDRVALTVETERLHLFDPQTGEAIYHAAAAQPPEETSPIDSTL is encoded by the coding sequence ATGACTGACGTAACCTTACAGAACGTACGGAAGGAATTCGATGGTGTCGTCGCCGTCAAAAACATCGACCTCCAGATACCGGACGGGGCGTTCGTGACTGTCGTCGGGCCCAGTGGGTGTGGCAAAAGCACCACGCTTCGGCTGATCGCCGGGCTAGAGCGGGCCACTGACGGCACGATCCAGATGGGCAACCAGGACGTCACCGGCGTCGAACCGAAAGACCGGGACGTCGCGATGGTGTTCCAGAACTACGCGCTGTACCCGCACATGACCGCGCGCCGGAACATCACGTTCGGCATGAAGTCGGCCGGCGACTTCAGTGACGAGGAAATCGACCGCCAAGTGAGAGAAGCCACAGCGGTGCTCGACATCGACGACCTGCTCGACCGAAAGCCAGGCGAGCTATCGGGTGGCGAACGACAGCGAGTCGCACTTGGCCGCGCACTAGTCCGTGACCCGGAGGTGTTCCTCATGGACGAGCCGCTGTCGAACCTCGATGCCAAACTCCGGATCAAGATGCGGGCTGAACTGGCGAAACTCCACGGCGAATTCGAGACCACGACAATCTACGTGACCCACGACCAGACAGAGGCGCTGACGCTCGGTGACCGGGTGGTAGTGATGAACGACGGCCGCATCCAGCAAGTCGACAGCCCACAGCACCTGTACGACTTCCCCGAGACTCGGTTCGTCGCGGAGTTCATCGGCGACCCTGCGATGAACATGCTCGCCGTGGATATCTCCCGTGATGGGACTGAATACGAGGCCGTCGGACCGACGTTTCGCATCCCGTTACCCGACGGCGACGGCTTGGAAACAGCCGCCGGAGGACAGGCGTTGCTAGGCGTTCGGCCGGAGAGCCTTTCGGTAGCTGATTCGACCGACCGAAGCTCGTTCGCCGCTGAAGTAACCGTCACCGAACCGCTCGGCGATAGCCTCCTGCTGGAGTGTCGGACCGGCGATCAGGAGTTCAAACTACACGCCGAACCCCGAACGGCCGTCGAGCCGGGCGACCGAGTTGCGTTGACAGTTGAGACCGAGCGGCTCCACCTGTTCGACCCACAGACGGGCGAGGCCATCTATCACGCAGCGGCGGCGCAACCACCCGAAGAAACTAGCCCCATCGATAGCACTCTTTAG
- a CDS encoding glycerophosphodiester phosphodiesterase, whose amino-acid sequence MVRIPDICRRTVLKSTSAAALGSIVGTAAGRENDHSSTEPPIASPPILAAHRGYRGLYPQNTIAAVQQAAYGGPSSHEYNTDMMECDLVPAGGKPWKGEDFEIVVFHDDKLDDLTDESGYVWENDVQTVLNAEIRDSGQTIPRLDEFVEATPDSIPLDIEWKAAGVSPDDDASESDVETWDPFTEQALEVLSHHENDVIIQSFQKAALESVRNADASIPIAYLFWDSIEDGLSIVRDLDAEYIQPPYNMIMNTPFFNEDYYLEDPDFAEIDLVETAHEEGRKVIPYTITTWHQAEKLVEAGVDGIIADYPGVLD is encoded by the coding sequence ATGGTTCGAATACCAGACATATGCCGTCGAACCGTGCTAAAGAGTACGTCTGCTGCCGCACTGGGCTCCATTGTAGGCACTGCGGCTGGCAGGGAAAACGATCACAGCAGTACCGAACCGCCCATCGCTTCTCCACCGATCCTCGCTGCACACCGTGGCTACCGCGGTCTGTATCCGCAAAACACCATCGCCGCAGTTCAGCAGGCGGCGTACGGCGGTCCCAGCAGTCACGAGTACAATACCGATATGATGGAATGTGATCTCGTGCCTGCAGGCGGGAAGCCCTGGAAGGGTGAGGACTTCGAAATCGTCGTTTTCCACGACGATAAGCTAGACGACCTGACAGACGAATCAGGGTACGTCTGGGAGAACGACGTGCAGACGGTTCTGAACGCTGAAATCCGTGACAGCGGACAGACAATCCCTCGACTAGACGAGTTCGTCGAAGCGACTCCGGACAGTATCCCACTCGACATCGAGTGGAAGGCCGCTGGTGTCTCTCCCGACGACGACGCGTCGGAATCCGATGTCGAGACCTGGGATCCGTTCACGGAACAGGCACTCGAAGTCCTCTCGCATCACGAAAACGACGTTATCATCCAGTCGTTCCAGAAGGCTGCGCTGGAGTCCGTCCGAAACGCGGACGCCAGTATTCCGATCGCGTACCTGTTCTGGGATTCAATCGAGGACGGTCTTTCTATCGTCCGTGACCTGGACGCGGAGTACATCCAGCCGCCGTACAATATGATCATGAACACGCCCTTCTTCAACGAGGACTACTACCTCGAAGACCCGGATTTCGCCGAGATCGATCTGGTCGAGACCGCACACGAGGAAGGTCGGAAGGTAATCCCGTACACGATAACGACCTGGCATCAGGCGGAGAAACTGGTCGAGGCCGGTGTCGACGGAATCATCGCTGACTACCCCGGAGTGCTCGACTGA
- a CDS encoding HAD-IIA family hydrolase gives MTYTSAIIDLDGTIYRGDSLVENAAEGVRTVRKAGLSTLFVTNKPIDRREKYCEKLNALGIDCSSEDIITSATASADYLSAQHPEREIYVIGEDALVAELRAAGLKTTSDPERAGTVIASLDFGFDYQAIQDALIALTENDALFVATNPDRTCPVDGGEIPDAAGMIGAIEGVTGQELDQLIGKPSNVILQMALERLGGEPERCLMIGDRLGTDIRMGNQAGMETVLPLTGVTSTADLEESDVSADHVVTDLSELAAIVENGQ, from the coding sequence ATGACGTACACCAGTGCCATCATCGACCTCGACGGGACGATATATCGCGGGGATTCGTTAGTCGAAAACGCTGCAGAAGGGGTACGGACAGTACGTAAGGCGGGGCTTTCGACGCTGTTCGTCACGAACAAGCCGATCGACCGGCGGGAGAAGTATTGCGAGAAACTGAACGCGCTGGGCATCGATTGCAGCAGTGAGGACATAATCACGTCCGCCACTGCATCAGCGGACTATCTATCCGCGCAGCACCCGGAGCGCGAAATCTACGTCATCGGCGAAGACGCTCTGGTCGCAGAGTTGCGTGCCGCCGGATTGAAAACGACGTCCGACCCCGAACGAGCGGGCACTGTGATCGCATCACTTGATTTTGGTTTCGATTACCAGGCGATACAAGATGCGCTAATCGCACTTACCGAGAACGACGCGCTTTTCGTTGCGACCAACCCGGATCGAACGTGTCCGGTAGATGGTGGTGAGATACCCGATGCAGCAGGGATGATCGGGGCAATAGAAGGAGTTACCGGGCAGGAATTGGATCAGTTGATCGGCAAGCCGTCCAACGTAATCCTTCAGATGGCGCTGGAACGGCTCGGTGGCGAGCCGGAGCGCTGTCTCATGATCGGTGATCGCCTCGGGACAGACATCAGAATGGGGAACCAGGCCGGGATGGAGACGGTACTGCCGCTAACTGGCGTTACCAGTACGGCGGACTTAGAGGAGAGTGACGTGAGCGCGGACCACGTCGTGACCGACCTTTCAGAACTGGCAGCTATCGTAGAAAACGGACAGTAG
- a CDS encoding MgtC/SapB family protein — MTVMSAIANTAVFGGIEGITVDTEILHLFIAGALGMLLGLEREWANKSAGIRTFTLTSLVGAAAMSLDERILLALGGALVLVQGGLLGIRGIVAQWTSDDSELEFGLSLTTSTSLLVAYAVGILVGANHVLIGVIIGITSSFLLVLRRELHEFANQLSREEVRSAGEFAIISFVVYPLLPGGTYGPWDAIDPKLVWMLVIAVSGIGFVNYIVMQRYGSKGIAVTGFFGGLVNSTAVIGEIAGRAKNNAGITELAVGTILIADAAMAVRNLAIIVAFVPESAVSVGLPLGLIAISGVGLAYYDSDWEGDLELDFDSPFSSANALKFGLLFLAVLILTAGAQRIFGTAGFLITSFLSGIVSSGTTTTTAVTLTSTGQISPAVAAQGVLAGTLSSILVKIGFATSINRSLLAPVVRKSLYLSLIGIGGVVISIQLI, encoded by the coding sequence ATGACTGTAATGAGTGCAATCGCGAATACGGCTGTTTTCGGAGGTATAGAGGGGATAACTGTCGATACTGAGATACTCCACCTATTTATTGCAGGTGCACTGGGTATGCTGCTCGGGCTCGAACGAGAGTGGGCCAACAAGTCTGCGGGAATCCGAACGTTTACGCTGACGAGTCTGGTCGGCGCTGCCGCAATGTCACTCGACGAGAGGATACTACTTGCCTTGGGAGGGGCATTGGTACTCGTGCAAGGGGGGTTGCTCGGGATCCGGGGAATAGTCGCACAGTGGACCAGCGACGATAGTGAGTTGGAGTTCGGCCTGTCTCTGACAACCTCGACCTCGTTACTTGTCGCGTACGCGGTCGGGATACTGGTCGGAGCCAATCACGTTCTGATCGGCGTCATTATTGGCATAACGTCGTCGTTCCTGCTAGTCCTTCGGCGGGAGCTACACGAGTTTGCGAACCAGCTATCGCGAGAAGAAGTACGCAGCGCAGGTGAGTTTGCGATCATCTCGTTTGTCGTGTATCCGCTCCTGCCCGGCGGGACGTATGGGCCATGGGATGCGATCGATCCGAAACTGGTCTGGATGCTCGTGATCGCAGTCAGTGGGATCGGGTTTGTCAACTATATCGTGATGCAGCGATACGGCAGCAAGGGGATCGCTGTAACTGGCTTCTTCGGCGGGCTGGTGAACTCCACTGCCGTGATCGGCGAAATCGCGGGCAGGGCAAAGAACAATGCGGGGATCACAGAGCTCGCAGTCGGAACGATACTGATCGCTGATGCGGCGATGGCGGTCCGTAATTTAGCGATCATCGTTGCATTCGTCCCCGAGTCGGCTGTCAGTGTTGGACTCCCGCTCGGCCTGATCGCGATTAGTGGCGTCGGACTCGCATATTACGATAGCGACTGGGAGGGAGATTTGGAACTGGATTTCGACTCGCCGTTTAGCAGTGCAAATGCGCTGAAATTCGGCTTGCTCTTCCTCGCTGTCTTGATTCTGACCGCCGGAGCACAGCGCATCTTCGGAACAGCCGGGTTCCTGATTACGAGCTTCCTCAGCGGCATCGTATCGAGCGGCACGACGACAACGACCGCAGTGACGCTGACGTCGACCGGTCAGATATCGCCGGCAGTAGCGGCGCAAGGCGTGCTGGCCGGGACGCTCTCCAGTATACTCGTGAAAATCGGGTTTGCAACAAGTATCAACCGCTCACTGCTAGCGCCGGTGGTGCGAAAGTCACTCTACCTGTCGCTCATCGGGATCGGTGGCGTGGTTATCAGTATCCAATTGATATGA
- the phnD gene encoding phosphate/phosphite/phosphonate ABC transporter substrate-binding protein, with translation MSASTMKQNPVDRRSVLKIGATALAAGVAGCSQESSQNTEASGGDSTDSSDGSSSGDGSSGQSTNYPEFDPANPEFPQLMQTLIEAGFETGSLQDLKNMKEREKPRYGNPVQSTPDNQDDLIDPDRIAFAMTPTEDPAVYRDTMQPLMDNIAEETGKSVKYFPLNSYASQIEAMRSERLHVAGFSTGPTPFAVNLAGAVPFSLQISKEGDFGYRLWLATQADNDDISSLEDIKGKRVAHAEPSSNSGNLAPRALFSNQGVTPGDDYEVSYSGGHEQSILGVANDDYDAAPVCSTCVTRVAEADNIDPTNLKVVWASNPFPTTSFCYRYNLKPEIQEGIRAAFLDYDYSDTKIAEVFGGRGKWTEIDYATVYDIILQIQENNDIKYNTENIEG, from the coding sequence ATGTCTGCGTCGACAATGAAACAGAACCCAGTTGACCGACGATCTGTGTTGAAAATTGGCGCTACTGCGCTTGCAGCGGGCGTTGCAGGCTGTTCTCAGGAGAGTAGCCAGAACACCGAAGCGTCTGGTGGTGACAGCACTGATAGCAGTGACGGTTCCAGTAGTGGCGACGGTAGTTCCGGACAGAGTACCAACTATCCCGAGTTCGATCCGGCTAACCCGGAGTTCCCGCAGCTGATGCAGACGCTCATCGAGGCAGGGTTCGAGACGGGGTCCCTGCAGGACCTGAAGAACATGAAGGAGCGCGAGAAGCCCCGCTACGGTAACCCCGTCCAGAGTACTCCCGATAATCAAGACGACCTGATTGACCCGGACCGCATCGCGTTTGCGATGACACCGACGGAGGACCCGGCAGTCTACCGGGATACGATGCAACCGCTGATGGACAACATCGCCGAAGAGACGGGGAAATCGGTTAAGTACTTCCCCCTCAACTCGTACGCGTCCCAGATTGAGGCGATGCGATCCGAGCGTCTCCACGTCGCCGGGTTCTCCACTGGGCCAACGCCGTTCGCTGTGAATCTGGCCGGCGCTGTCCCGTTCTCGCTCCAGATTTCGAAGGAGGGTGACTTCGGTTATCGGCTGTGGCTCGCCACACAGGCGGATAACGACGACATCTCGTCGCTTGAGGATATCAAAGGCAAGCGTGTCGCACACGCCGAACCGTCGTCTAACTCCGGGAACCTCGCTCCGCGTGCGCTGTTCTCGAACCAGGGCGTTACTCCGGGAGACGACTACGAAGTGAGCTACTCCGGCGGGCACGAACAGAGTATCCTCGGAGTGGCAAACGATGACTACGACGCTGCCCCCGTTTGTAGCACCTGTGTCACGCGTGTTGCGGAGGCGGACAACATTGACCCGACGAATCTCAAAGTCGTGTGGGCCAGCAACCCGTTCCCCACAACGAGCTTCTGTTACCGCTACAACCTGAAACCAGAAATTCAGGAAGGTATCAGGGCGGCATTCCTCGATTACGACTACTCGGACACCAAGATCGCGGAGGTCTTCGGTGGTCGCGGAAAATGGACGGAGATTGATTACGCCACTGTCTACGATATCATCCTCCAGATTCAGGAGAACAACGACATCAAGTACAACACCGAGAACATCGAAGGCTAA
- the phnC gene encoding phosphonate ABC transporter ATP-binding protein — MLTVDNLEKTYDSGDKALKGVSFEVSGNEIVAIIGPSGAGKSTLVRSINRLTEPTGGRVSLDDTEVTGLDKSALRDVRRDMGMIFQEFNLVERLTVMENILSGRLGYLSTWNAFRRNFPPEDIKRAREILSRVNLEGVENNRADELSGGQRQRVGIARAVIQRPKILLADEPTSALDPDTSREVMSLLTDIAHEDDIPIIINIHEVDLAVDYADRIIGLSDGEIVFNGPPDDLDQAARDEIYRGGESIADREEPSAGSSTGSDDVIAERGD; from the coding sequence ATGCTCACTGTAGATAATCTGGAAAAAACGTACGACTCCGGTGATAAAGCACTCAAAGGTGTCTCATTCGAAGTCAGTGGTAACGAGATCGTTGCGATCATCGGGCCAAGCGGGGCCGGAAAAAGCACGCTCGTTCGTAGTATCAACAGGCTGACCGAGCCAACTGGCGGGCGTGTCTCGCTCGATGATACAGAGGTGACCGGCCTGGACAAATCAGCCCTTCGCGATGTCCGTCGCGATATGGGCATGATATTTCAGGAGTTTAATCTCGTCGAGCGCCTCACGGTGATGGAGAACATACTCTCCGGCCGCCTTGGCTATCTCAGTACGTGGAACGCGTTCCGTCGGAACTTCCCACCAGAGGATATCAAGCGCGCACGGGAAATCCTCAGTCGGGTGAACCTAGAGGGCGTCGAGAACAACCGTGCAGATGAACTCTCCGGTGGCCAGCGACAGCGCGTCGGTATCGCCCGTGCCGTCATTCAGCGGCCGAAAATTCTGCTCGCTGACGAACCGACGAGTGCGCTGGACCCCGATACCTCCCGGGAGGTTATGAGCCTCTTGACGGACATCGCTCACGAAGACGATATCCCGATCATCATCAACATCCACGAAGTCGATCTGGCGGTCGACTACGCGGACCGGATCATCGGACTCAGTGACGGTGAGATCGTCTTTAACGGCCCACCTGACGATCTGGATCAGGCAGCCAGAGACGAAATCTACCGCGGTGGTGAATCCATTGCGGACCGCGAAGAGCCGAGTGCTGGTAGCAGCACCGGATCTGACGACGTCATTGCTGAACGAGGTGACTAA